One genomic window of bacterium includes the following:
- a CDS encoding prepilin-type N-terminal cleavage/methylation domain-containing protein: MRRWSGVGSRYQLMHYTATMTMRHSPSHGYTLLEIALVLAVLGVLLGGALSVYTQANDAQKFDETRERLIQIDQALKRFFAINRYLPCAANGAVPDNSAALGLEMATNSGTATAPRMTCVAPQGGAEMLGIVPVRTLGLPPEYAYDAWGRRISYQLTSNLRHTDNWLNQSVDGDIDVHKLDGSVLTDTTGGAAYVLISHGRNGYYAYLADGSRLSIPGGYTGADIDNGSGLDGRFTYSEKTASFDDVVLFRAKGDIYVTKRFARVVEPRTVTCTNARSIVRVPRDTWVGYFAAAYQTHANRIYNIALKMDQYCSNSTLVAPVHCPRNTLYLGPCLASEISGGTCTTMSYSDGEQYNYAMSNGTIYAGMDRRTSIDCQCPGFVDSSINAYPKFLNTSFSNHYFGACLP; this comes from the coding sequence ATGCGGCGGTGGTCTGGTGTGGGATCCCGTTACCAACTCATGCATTACACCGCCACCATGACCATGAGACATTCCCCATCCCACGGTTACACGCTTCTGGAAATCGCCCTGGTGCTAGCGGTGCTGGGGGTGCTGCTGGGCGGCGCGTTGTCGGTGTATACGCAGGCCAATGATGCGCAGAAATTTGATGAAACGCGCGAGCGGCTCATACAGATCGACCAGGCATTGAAACGGTTTTTTGCCATCAACCGTTACCTGCCCTGCGCGGCGAATGGCGCGGTGCCGGATAATTCCGCCGCGCTGGGGCTGGAGATGGCCACCAACAGCGGCACTGCCACGGCGCCACGGATGACCTGCGTGGCGCCGCAGGGCGGGGCGGAGATGCTCGGCATCGTGCCGGTGCGCACGCTCGGGCTGCCGCCGGAATATGCCTATGACGCCTGGGGACGGCGCATCAGCTATCAGCTGACATCCAATTTACGCCATACAGATAACTGGCTGAACCAGTCCGTCGATGGGGATATCGACGTGCATAAGCTCGACGGGTCGGTGTTGACGGACACCACGGGCGGTGCGGCTTATGTGCTCATCAGCCATGGGCGCAACGGATATTACGCCTATCTGGCCGATGGATCGCGCTTGAGCATCCCCGGCGGCTATACGGGCGCCGACATCGACAATGGCAGCGGGCTGGACGGGCGCTTCACTTATTCCGAAAAGACCGCGAGTTTTGATGATGTGGTGCTGTTCCGCGCCAAGGGGGATATTTATGTGACCAAGCGCTTCGCCCGCGTGGTGGAACCGCGAACGGTGACCTGCACCAATGCACGTAGCATCGTGCGCGTGCCGCGTGACACCTGGGTAGGTTATTTCGCTGCGGCCTACCAGACCCATGCTAACCGTATCTATAACATCGCTCTGAAGATGGACCAGTATTGCAGCAACTCCACCCTGGTGGCGCCGGTGCATTGCCCGCGCAACACGCTGTATCTGGGGCCATGCCTGGCCAGCGAGATTTCCGGCGGAACCTGCACGACCATGAGCTATTCGGACGGGGAGCAATATAACTACGCCATGTCGAATGGAACCATCTATGCGGGGATGGACCGCCGCACGAGCATCGACTGCCAGTGCCCGGGCTTTGTGGACAGCTCCATCAATGCCTATCCCAAATTCCTGAACACCAGCTTCAGCAACCATTATTTCGGCGCCTGCCTGCCATAG
- a CDS encoding Hsp20 family protein translates to MGLETPFAAPTFLYVTMLNMHERRNAMSWLAPLATRSNLARSSSYDPFDNFRGEMDRLMDQFFGQSSFLPSPSNPQPIAHVRMNIAETPEALTVKAELPGMEEKDVEVTLQEQVLTIRGEKRAEKEDKNTQYHLMECSYGSFSRSVRLPYAVRDEDVEASFANGTLTVRIHKPNEARGEARKIPLKGK, encoded by the coding sequence ATGGGGCTTGAAACGCCGTTTGCGGCACCTACTTTTTTGTATGTAACAATGTTGAACATGCATGAAAGGAGAAATGCCATGTCCTGGTTAGCACCGCTTGCAACGCGCTCCAACCTTGCCCGTTCGAGCAGCTATGACCCATTTGATAATTTTCGCGGCGAGATGGACCGGCTGATGGACCAGTTCTTCGGCCAATCCAGCTTTTTGCCGAGCCCGAGCAACCCGCAGCCGATCGCCCATGTCCGCATGAATATCGCGGAGACGCCGGAGGCATTGACGGTGAAAGCCGAACTGCCCGGCATGGAGGAAAAGGATGTGGAGGTGACACTTCAGGAGCAGGTTCTGACCATACGCGGTGAGAAACGCGCCGAGAAGGAAGACAAGAACACTCAGTATCACCTGATGGAATGCAGCTATGGCAGTTTTTCACGTTCCGTCCGCCTGCCCTATGCGGTGCGGGACGAGGATGTGGAGGCGAGCTTCGCCAACGGCACGCTGACGGTGCGCATCCACAAGCCCAACGAGGCGCGCGGCGAGGCCCGGAAAATCCCCCTCAAAGGCAAATAA
- a CDS encoding copper chaperone PCu(A)C has protein sequence MSMNSSNKTALFACLLLVAVAAYAIPKMADKRAEMSGAEEAAISPAAGPAHDVTSKDPVAAAIKDAKGKADVTVVKAWAMASNGKTGAAFLTLENKGAGNTILVAAESPVAKRVEFHTHIMDAGIARMRPIGTVVLPAGQTVEMKPGGLHVMLFDLKQPIVAGQSFPLRLKFNDGKVLETDVSVQAEPEAAPAPATESPLPASGSAVPAAEGTPVGHDMDHMDHGAHGQAPTE, from the coding sequence ATGTCCATGAACAGCAGCAATAAAACCGCCCTTTTCGCCTGCCTCCTTCTGGTGGCGGTGGCGGCTTACGCCATTCCGAAAATGGCCGATAAACGTGCGGAAATGAGCGGCGCGGAAGAGGCCGCCATCTCGCCCGCCGCCGGCCCGGCCCATGATGTGACCAGCAAAGACCCCGTAGCCGCCGCCATCAAGGACGCCAAAGGCAAAGCCGATGTGACGGTGGTGAAAGCATGGGCTATGGCCTCCAACGGCAAAACGGGCGCGGCCTTTCTGACGCTTGAAAATAAGGGCGCAGGCAATACCATTCTGGTGGCGGCCGAAAGCCCCGTGGCTAAGCGCGTGGAATTCCATACCCACATCATGGATGCCGGCATTGCCCGCATGCGCCCCATCGGCACGGTGGTGTTGCCCGCGGGCCAGACGGTGGAAATGAAGCCGGGTGGGCTGCATGTGATGCTGTTTGATCTGAAACAGCCCATCGTTGCCGGGCAAAGCTTTCCGCTGCGCCTGAAATTCAATGATGGCAAAGTGCTGGAGACGGATGTGAGCGTTCAGGCGGAACCGGAAGCAGCCCCTGCCCCAGCCACGGAAAGCCCGCTGCCTGCCTCTGGCTCGGCTGTACCCGCCGCTGAAGGCACCCCGGTCGGGCATGACATGGACCATATGGACCATGGCGCGCACGGTCAGGCGCCGACCGAGTAA
- a CDS encoding SCO family protein, whose protein sequence is MKAFILPVGIILFLVALGAVLWVYGPQPGRERTSLDGITASPVASLDLGGPFTLTDQHGKIRKDEEFRGRFMLVYFGYTFCPDICPTDMLAMSQVLERLGKDGEKVAAMFITVDPERDTAEHLASVMSNFHPDMLALTGSLEQVEAAKQAYKVYSAKATPEGTSADYLVDHSTFIYLMGPDGRYITHFNHGTPAETILERVNRELAKQIKAGSIGRKSSN, encoded by the coding sequence ATGAAAGCCTTTATCCTGCCCGTCGGCATCATTCTGTTTCTGGTCGCGCTGGGCGCCGTTTTATGGGTTTATGGCCCACAGCCCGGCAGGGAGCGCACCAGCCTGGACGGCATCACCGCAAGCCCGGTGGCCTCGCTTGACCTGGGCGGCCCCTTCACCCTGACCGACCAGCACGGCAAGATACGCAAGGACGAGGAATTTCGCGGCCGCTTCATGCTGGTTTATTTCGGCTATACGTTTTGCCCTGACATTTGCCCAACCGACATGCTGGCCATGAGCCAGGTGCTGGAACGGCTCGGCAAGGACGGGGAGAAGGTGGCCGCCATGTTCATCACGGTGGACCCGGAGCGCGACACGGCGGAGCATCTGGCCAGCGTGATGAGCAATTTCCACCCCGACATGCTGGCGCTGACCGGCAGCCTGGAGCAGGTGGAGGCCGCCAAACAGGCCTATAAGGTTTACAGCGCCAAGGCGACGCCCGAGGGCACCTCGGCCGATTATCTGGTGGACCATTCCACCTTCATCTACCTGATGGGGCCGGACGGGCGCTACATCACCCATTTCAACCACGGTACCCCAGCCGAGACCATCCTTGAGCGTGTTAACAGAGAGCTTGCCAAACAGATAAAAGCAGGCTCTATTGGCCGGAAATCATCCAATTAG
- a CDS encoding class I SAM-dependent DNA methyltransferase, protein MPLSWNEIRARAARFAADWQGKGYEKGDTASFYHDFFHVFGRARRDVNIYFEKRLKLGEHQRGFIDLFWPGVLLVEQKSMGKNLVAARVQATDYFLSLKEREKPRYILLSDFQTFELLDLDTGEEHHFTLSALPEKIRLFGFIAGYQQQAYKDQDPVNVEAAGLMSNLHNKLAETGYTGAHLERLLVRIMFCLFADDTGIFERDSFLRYIEDRTSEDGSDLGQHMIHLFQIMDTPEARRSSSLDEDLARFPYVNGQLFAERIDIPSFDAAMREALLTCCYFDWSRVSPALFGSLFQTVMLPEEQRKKGAHYTSEKNILKTIHPLFLDELQAELAAIKADKSSRRQSRLEAFHTKLGTLTFMDPACGCGNFLILAYRELRLLEIELLEALYPAKERQRVLDIRALCKVDVDQFYGIELEEFPARIAEAAMWLVDHQMNMLLSSAFGQSLVRLPLKKSAHITHGNALEIDWKTVIAPENLNYMLGNPPFVGSKYQSVEQREELATIFAGVHGAGVLDYVSAWFWKAAHFIQGTKIIVALVSTNSITQGEQVGVLWQPMLQRLGIHIHFAHRTFKWTIDEKRIKGLDIAAVHVVIIGFAAYAPEERWLFDYDQPTAEPHRIRAANINPYLVDAVNVVVTKRSKPICNAPEIGIGNKPIDGGHYLFTTEEKAEFLVKEPQAAVYFRRWLGSDEFINGWERWCLWLGNCPPEALRQMPEAIKRVEQVRKLRSESKSKPTNAIAATPTRFHVENMPSNNFLIVPKVSSERRYYIPIGLSAPETLCSDLVMIVSNATLYHFGILTSLMHNAWMRQVCGRLESRYRYSNTLVYNNFPWPTPTEAQQQAIEAKAQAVLDARAEFPHATMADLYDPLTMPPALLKAHQALDKAVDAAYRKQPFANERERVEFLFAEYQRLTAPLDVPTQKKKRKTNAA, encoded by the coding sequence ATGCCCCTAAGCTGGAATGAAATCCGCGCCCGCGCCGCCCGCTTTGCCGCCGATTGGCAGGGCAAAGGGTATGAAAAAGGCGATACCGCCAGCTTTTACCACGATTTTTTCCATGTTTTCGGCCGCGCCCGGCGCGACGTGAACATCTATTTCGAAAAGCGCCTGAAGCTGGGCGAACACCAACGCGGTTTTATCGACCTTTTCTGGCCGGGCGTGCTGCTGGTGGAACAAAAATCCATGGGCAAAAACCTGGTCGCCGCCCGCGTCCAGGCCACGGACTATTTTTTGAGCCTGAAAGAGCGTGAAAAGCCACGCTATATCCTGCTATCCGACTTTCAGACATTCGAACTACTTGACCTGGACACGGGAGAGGAACACCACTTCACCCTGTCGGCATTGCCGGAGAAAATCCGCCTGTTCGGCTTTATCGCCGGTTATCAGCAGCAGGCTTATAAGGACCAGGACCCGGTTAACGTGGAAGCCGCCGGGCTGATGAGCAACCTGCACAACAAGCTGGCCGAAACGGGCTACACAGGCGCCCATCTGGAGCGGCTGCTGGTGCGCATAATGTTCTGCCTCTTTGCGGATGACACCGGCATTTTTGAGCGTGACAGCTTCTTGCGTTACATCGAGGACCGCACCAGCGAGGATGGTAGCGACTTGGGCCAGCACATGATTCATTTGTTTCAGATCATGGATACGCCGGAGGCGCGTCGCTCATCATCGTTGGATGAAGACCTCGCACGCTTCCCTTATGTCAACGGCCAGCTTTTTGCAGAGCGCATCGACATCCCCAGTTTTGACGCAGCCATGCGCGAGGCCCTGCTGACCTGCTGCTATTTTGACTGGAGCCGCGTCTCGCCCGCGCTGTTTGGCTCGCTCTTTCAAACCGTGATGCTGCCGGAGGAACAGCGCAAAAAAGGCGCCCACTACACCAGTGAGAAGAACATCCTCAAAACCATCCATCCGCTGTTTCTGGATGAATTGCAGGCCGAGCTGGCCGCCATCAAGGCCGATAAAAGCAGCCGCCGCCAGTCGCGGCTGGAAGCATTTCATACCAAACTTGGCACGCTCACCTTCATGGACCCGGCCTGCGGCTGCGGCAACTTCCTCATCCTTGCCTACCGTGAGCTGCGCCTGCTGGAAATCGAGCTGCTGGAAGCGCTTTATCCGGCGAAGGAACGCCAGCGGGTGCTGGATATCCGCGCCCTGTGCAAAGTGGATGTAGACCAGTTCTACGGCATCGAGCTGGAAGAATTCCCCGCCCGCATCGCCGAGGCCGCCATGTGGCTGGTGGACCACCAGATGAACATGCTGCTATCCAGCGCCTTCGGGCAAAGCCTGGTGCGCCTGCCGCTCAAAAAATCCGCCCACATCACGCATGGCAATGCGCTGGAAATTGATTGGAAAACGGTGATTGCACCGGAGAATCTGAATTACATGCTCGGCAATCCGCCGTTTGTGGGCTCAAAATATCAATCAGTAGAGCAAAGGGAAGAGCTTGCAACAATCTTCGCAGGTGTTCACGGTGCAGGTGTGCTGGATTATGTAAGCGCCTGGTTTTGGAAAGCCGCCCATTTTATTCAAGGCACAAAAATCATTGTGGCGCTGGTATCAACCAACTCCATTACACAGGGCGAGCAGGTGGGCGTGCTATGGCAGCCCATGCTGCAGCGTCTGGGCATTCATATTCACTTTGCCCACCGCACGTTTAAATGGACGATTGATGAAAAGCGCATCAAGGGGCTGGATATTGCGGCTGTGCATGTGGTGATCATTGGTTTTGCCGCCTATGCACCCGAAGAGCGTTGGCTGTTTGACTACGATCAACCCACAGCTGAACCGCACCGCATCCGTGCGGCAAACATTAATCCTTATTTGGTGGATGCTGTGAATGTGGTTGTTACAAAGCGCAGCAAACCGATTTGTAATGCTCCAGAAATAGGTATTGGTAATAAACCTATTGATGGCGGTCATTACCTTTTCACTACAGAGGAAAAAGCGGAGTTTTTAGTCAAAGAGCCTCAAGCTGCGGTTTATTTTCGCCGCTGGTTAGGATCAGATGAATTTATAAATGGATGGGAACGTTGGTGCTTATGGCTTGGCAATTGCCCACCAGAAGCATTGAGGCAAATGCCAGAAGCAATCAAACGTGTTGAGCAAGTTCGGAAGCTTCGTAGTGAAAGCAAAAGCAAGCCGACTAATGCGATCGCGGCGACACCGACCAGGTTTCACGTAGAAAACATGCCAAGCAATAACTTCTTAATCGTGCCAAAGGTGTCTTCTGAGCGACGCTATTATATTCCCATAGGACTCTCTGCGCCTGAAACATTATGTAGCGATTTGGTTATGATTGTTTCAAACGCCACCCTCTATCACTTTGGCATCCTCACCTCCCTCATGCACAATGCCTGGATGCGGCAGGTGTGCGGCAGACTAGAAAGCCGTTATCGCTACTCCAATACGCTGGTGTATAATAATTTCCCCTGGCCAACACCCACCGAGGCACAGCAACAGGCCATCGAAGCCAAGGCGCAGGCCGTGCTGGATGCACGAGCAGAATTCCCCCACGCCACAATGGCCGATCTCTATGACCCGCTCACCATGCCGCCCGCGCTGCTAAAAGCGCATCAGGCGCTGGATAAGGCCGTGGACGCCGCCTACCGCAAACAGCCCTTCGCCAACGAACGCGAGCGCGTAGAGTTCCTCTTCGCCGAATATCAACGCCTCACCGCCCCGCTGGACGTGCCTACCCAAAAGAAAAAACGCAAAACCAACGCCGCCTGA